Part of the Impatiens glandulifera chromosome 8, dImpGla2.1, whole genome shotgun sequence genome is shown below.
CATTAAAATACATGTCACTTTTATTATGAACGAAAAGTCTAAAGGATGCATTTActaacaaacatattatatactGTGAACATaccaaaaatatttcatatatatatacaataattacCTTCATCATCAAATGTTGATTTCCACGCATGCCAAAAGTATGTAACCTGTGGTATTGAGATGTTTCAAATTATGTAACGAATTACTAATCTAACCATTTAAATTAGTTTGTTAATTAAGAGCATACTTGAATGATTGCATAAATTTGTGCTACTTTCCCTGGGCAAGGGAAAACCCATCGGACATGGATACACCTGAGTTATCAGGTATCCTCATTAACATTGTCAACTGCTCACTCATTGTATTCATTTTTTGGTCACGCTCTTTATTCTCTTCCGTAAGATTTTCTTGTTTGACCTTTAATTTCCCAATCTCTTTGTCTTGTGCGGTTATCCGTTCCTTTTTAGCTTCAATCTCTTCCTCGTGAGCTTTAATTTCCTCTTCTTGAGCTGCAATTTTCACTTCTTGTGTTGCATAATGCTTCTTTCTCTTCATTCCATGTCTTCAGCTGGAAAACCTCCAAAGAAATTTCAGTGTTTGATGGACCCGCGCTCCAACTTCTACTTTTCCCAACAAAACCTAGTCCAAACACTCTTCCATTTATTGGACCTCCTGCCGCTTCAATCCAAAGATCATAATCGCTTTTTTGTTCTCCTTCTGGCAGTGATTCTTGAGTTTGTTTCACTTGCTCAAAATTTTCCTACAtccaataattttaagaaaaagtaACTAGTGATGTTATTCTTCTATGCATTAGTAAATTAATAGacgtttaataataaatttgtgaaTACAAACCGCCAACTCTTCTACTCTTTTACCACTCTAACCCCcagttttcttttaaaatatcctTTGGAAGACCTCTAAGACAGTACTGGTCTGTCTTTTAAGTTGAATAGCCTATAATTTAGTAAATAGATGTATATGTAAAGTGAAATCACCATAAACTTTAAATGTAATGAATGAACTGTTTTAGTTACCGATCAATCTTTTTCGATGCTCATTGGCATTTATTGATCCCCCATAGTATGCAGCTCCACCTTCTTTGGTGTACTTCAATTTATGAGTTTGCACCTTTGTACACTTCTTCATGTACTCATTTTCCATGAAATTAACTTTCATTAAATCCCAGTCCTCAATTGTCAGAGggcttcttcattttttttcttcgcTCGATTCACGAAGTTTATAATCTTGGCACTTGCTTTTTTCGAAATAGTTTATTGACAAATTGTTCATTGGTTGGTTCCCACCGAAAAGTGTTCTACAAATGTAGTGAACATGGCTAATAAATGAGAGGTTCATACAATTTTTTATGTAATTGTTATTAATCGAAATAAGGTTTTTTGACATACCGCAAAATGTTTCCACCAAACATCTTTAATATCTTGGGGGACTTGGTTCCAATTGAAATAAGCACCCCTCCATAAAGATGTAATAATTCGATTTATATCTCGGGTGATGTTTGGCTCAAAACtgcattttgaaaaaaaaattgtaaattcataattaaaacaATGAAATAATGAAATGGTAGTCTTCCTACGCTTATCCCCCTCTATAGAAATAAAAGGCTTAGTCATATCCTCATCCTCAGTTGCTTCAGTTGCTGAAATAGAATGATCATCAGTATCCGAAGGTGGTTGGGATAAATCTGTGTCAAGTTGAGTTTCAAGAACTGTGGATGGTAGATCACTTTTAATCTGACTTTCAAATCCTTCAGAAGTAATAAGTTGGAAGTTTGGTTGAACGCGAACCGTTTTTGGCCTTGATGATTGCCCTATTAACCCTGTGTTCGAGGGATAACCATTGTGTGCTCATTCTGCATTTCCACATTAGATGAGGCATTTGCCCTTTTCCTTGTTGTCCCATCCATGATTGGTGTCTTGCTTGTCGGTTTTTTTGTTCTAGTTCTCAAGTCTATATGTTCATCCATGGTAGGATTTGAAGTTCTTGTATGATGTGTCTTGGTTCTGAACTTCACTATGTGCACATCATTTGTGTCTTTGTTCATCCTTGTAGCCACCTCTTTAATTTGGTTCAAGACAGTTTGTGTCAATCTAGCGTTGTCTTTATGCGGTTTGTTGGCCTTCTTATTACCGTTAGGGTTAGACCCCGTAGGCGCCACATTATCGTTTACAAGTGTAGGGGCATTGTAGCTAGTTTGTGCAACCACTTTTGTCCTAGTGTTCACTTTGTTTGAAAAATGTTCCTTACTTGGTTGTTTCAACTGTAGTGGTGTTTTTTTTGGCACTGGGGTATCTACATCCTTATTTGTACCCAGGGCTGCCTTCTAACCGCTACTTTAAAATTGGATCAGTGTCCTTTGgtgttttagttttttaatgTGCCCGTCGAATCAAGTAAATTTACCAGCGCTGAACTTATTCCTATCAAGTAAATTTACCAATATTCGTAATTTAATCGATAAAATGTATTGCAAATCAGACTTTTTTTTGTAGTGTATTCGGCCGAGCTACTTtaagttgatatttttttaattgtatttattataaataaaactattacaAATAAAGCCACAATATCTCATAAATCGATATCTCATAATtcaaaaaacttaataataaatCGAAAAGATAGAAAAACATTATAACATAAAAAGGATGTTCCACCCTAGCTCAGATGTCTTCAAATGGAATAAAATGAATTCAATTTCAATGGATCAAAACAAAATTGTGTTTGAATCTTGAAAAGTCCATAACATTgtatttttctaatttgttttcgaaaagaaaaaaaagtctGGTTAAGTCTTATGGGCTTACAAAACTTGACAATCCAGTCTATGTGCCTGGCCCTCGtgagtttttttcttaaatgttCTTAATTTCAATGCTAATTAAAAGATTCAGAATATCACTAATCGAATATAAGGACCTAGTACAtttaaataatagattaaagtttaaacataaactTATCCCaagaaaaatgttatatatctTTATAGGTATGTGAATCAAATGTCATCCTTATTTATCTTATACATGCTATTTTTTCATTGAACTATATTATACATTAAAGTTAAATATTGCAATTTATCATTACAATTTACATGATGTTGCATGCATGATGAACATTTTCTTCACTGAAAATCTCAGCCACATTATCCTCTATGATATGTGAGTAAACAGGGTTAGGAAAGTAGCCATGAACACCCTCATTGTACCCGTGGTTGTAATAGTTGTAAGTTGAGGAGAATGTCGACTCGTTCAAGTATTGAGCTGCGTATGGATAATACTCACTATCGTATGGAAACGGCCAGAATTCAGCCTTTCGTCCTGTCCGTCGAACCACATTTAGAACTTGTCGTTGATCCACATAACCGGTAACAGTCACCTTTTGCTTTCCCATGTCTATCTCAACCATGTTCACacctatatatataactttcatTAACATAATTTCTCTCAAATCTAGTCCCCTTATTATtcttgtgataaaaaaaaataaaccattACAAAATAAGTCACAACAAAACATATGACATGAGTACCACTAATATAGAGAATTCAAGATCACAAATGTATATAGATAAGTGAATTCAATTCTTAATCCAACAAAATAAGAATAAAGAATAAATGAAGATATAGAGGAGGGGGAATATGTGCTTGATTCTTATAAGGGCATCTCTTAGTTTAGTGGCATCCCACAGTTCCCTTTGTTTGTAATATTAGACATTTACCACCAAccttaaaatgtgttttattctcacactttaattatatataagtcaATTGTACAAATACATAAAGCATGTGAAAATACCCATAAAAATGAAAGGAATATTTAGCTACTTTTTTATAGAAGTCATGTAAACTTCTATACACCCATCCAAAAAATTATTGCGGATTTCACAACTTTTTTTCCACATGTTTAATATACATTTAGTTATTTAAAGCACAACAAATATAGAAAGTttcaatctttattaattaagaataagaGACTAGACATATCGCAACAATGAAAACCTTAATCATGATGCTTCATTCAAATGCTTTGGAAGAATTATATGCTGGTGAACAAGTTCATCTTGGTGAGtagatgaaataaaatatggaaaGGGCCAAAAATCACAAACGGTAAAGGAAGTTTTCAAGTTTCGTGGCAATGTGAACTACTTTCGGAGAATATTTCATTTATGGTAATAACTGTTTTGTTTATTcgaataatttataataaataatgtcataacttgtattaaatattatgtttatgaATTTTACAATTTAGTTGCAATTTCACGAATAAAGAAATcaataaaatagattttatcctttaaaaaatataataaataagagtAAAGCATTAATATGTCAAATCTTAACTAGGAGTACCAAGACAATTTCTAAAAAGATTTTGAATAGAAAGAGACATCAAAGAAAGTGAACTTGCCTTTTAACTTGGAGAGTGCCCTCTTAATTCTTTTTTCACATCCTTCACAATCCATATGTACCACAAGCTCCACAATCTATTATCAAAgattttgaaattgaaaaattatttgttttatgtaaaatatcattaatgaaacttaaaaaaccgtaaagaaactaatattataaaaaaaagaaacgCACAAAACAAAGTGAAGAAAAGGAGAGAGCCGAAAACATGTCTAAGTtggaaaaaaaagaaacaacacaAACAATATCAAtagattcaaattaaaataccTCGGCTAGATGCCAACGAGGAGCCTCACTGAAATTCGACTGGGTCGAAGGTCTAAGTAATATGCGTAGATTAAATTTGTTTTCGAcatattaaatcaaatttatattaaaatttcttgCCTAACTAGAAAGAAAAGTTGATATTATATGGATGACTTACAGACAAGGCATTATGATTTTGAGTATGGCCAAAGCATCCTCTAAGCATGATAGATAAGAGGAGAAAGTTGTATATATAGTGAATGATCAAACTATCACAAATACACACATATATATAGAGATAGTTGGATGCCCATAATCAAAAGTTGAGTTGATTTTGATAGCTTGATGCTCACCTCTTCAAACCATTTAATTTGGTAAGACatcaaaaaagaaaatagatCGATTGATAAAAGTTATCGtataaaatttaatgatatatgaTAAAAGGTGATcgaaataaattagaataatgtagtcatattctactttatttattaCTTGTCTTAAGAATGTATTCATCTTTTTCATTTCTTGATTATTTCTCATCTACTAACCATACTTTGAGAATCCACATTCAGTTTTAACCATAATTAAGTTGATTGAAGTACAACCctttataaattgatatatgttctttaaaaaaacaaaaacaaaaatgattaTGCATCTCTTTCTTTTCATGAAAGAtgaaagtttaaaataaaataaaattttgactttttataataaaaacagaTTAAATTGGTGAAGTACTTGATGATATATTTGAAAATGCAAAAGATTCCAAGTTATTATACACCATTGGTTTTGCTAAATAGTAAGAATAAAAAGTAATAGCTAAAAATGTCAAGTTAAATTTGCTTTAAATTTGCTTTATATACTTGACTTACTATATTTGAAAAtgctatatttatatatatatatatatatatatatatatatatatatatatatatatagcatataaatatattaagtctTACATATGTAAATTACAACAATATAAAAGACTATACTATTGATTCACTACATGCTTAAATTTATTtgctttgattttgtttgaattgagATTATTTGTATTTCAACTCTTGTGAACATAGAACTTGTTTGATTAtggttatttttttagttatttgaaatGAATAAATCTTATTTACTGAAAAGGGcatgatttaaattattaaaaaaatagatttaaaacttataaaaataaaataataaattaaataatttgataccTAACAAAGTGGTATGGTGGTGTAAAGAGTGGACCTAACATATTAACTGTGAAAACTCTGTGAAAGAAAGCGGAATGAAACCGCTCCGTAGTAACCGAACCGAATTATCCCATTTGAACGGTTTTCTTCGGTTTGTCCGATAGTTGATTAGAGATTGAACGGAATGATATTTATGTCCATCATCCCGACTTGTCCCGATTTCACCCTGAACactaaaaacacaattaaacatataaatcaccaatttattatataattattgtttagAGAATATTGTATAAACTATAAACCGTGCACTGCGGTGATTCTTCGAAATCGAACGGAACAGGGATGGCAATAAAAATATCACGAAGTAAAAATGTGACggaatgataaatatatttctcACCCAAACCGTCTCATTGTCATCCTCTATGAGATTTCttgaatcaaaataaaaaatattgatatttgagaggattttacattttttttaatataaaaaacttataaaaacaaacaaaccaaaTTCTTCAatgaaagtttatattttacatttttattttatttttttattaatttgtcaaaCTCATACAAAGAATAACAAGTTaccttaatttaaaatagatatgaaaagttaaaaataatttaatattttaattgattatgaggataatttatttgaaaataatcaaaaaaaaatcatttcatttcaCAATCCTTTCTACAATTGAGCCCTAATTTTTGTAAGAGACAACTATGGCGAAGAAGAAAACAGCGCCCACAACATCGGCGCCGGCAAGTACACCTCCTGCAAAGCCTCAATTAGTGGAAgtaaattcttcatcttcatcggaGTATGTATAcgaagaagttgaagaagaagtaGAAGTAGAAGAGTCAATTGGCGAAGAATCGAATGACGAGGACGACAAAGAAGAATCGATTGACGATAATTCATCTGAATCAGAAGAagaggatgaggatgaggaaGATGAGAACACGAAGAGAGAAACACTGAGGAAGCTCCTGGAACCCTTGTGTAAGGAGCAAATCATAGCATTTCTTAAGGAAGCGGCAGAAAAGGATTCTTCAATCATCTCCCGTATAGCTAAATCCACTGAATCTGATCCTGTTCACCGTCGTATCTTCGTCCATGGACTCGGATGGGATGCTACTAATGATCAGGTCATGACTATATTCACTCAGTATGGTGAAATTGAAGATTGTAAGGTTGTTATGGACAAATTCACTGGAAAGGCAAAAGGGTATGCTTTCATTCTCTTCAAAACCAAAGCTGGTGCTAAGAAGGCATTGAAACAGCCCCAAAAGAAGATTGGAAACAGGATGACTTCCTGTCAGCTTTCTTCCACTGGAGGCAATTCACAGTCTCAGCAGGAACATACCTCAGGACGAAAAATATTTGTGGCAAATGTTAGTCCAAATATTAACTCGTACAAATTACTCTCCTTGTTTTCTGCATATGGGGAGATTGAGGAAGGACCTTTGGGTCGTGACTCTATAACTGGTAAGTTTAAGGGTTTTGCAATTTTCATATATAAGACTGTGGAAGGTTGTAGGAAGGCTCTAGAGGATCCTATCAAGATATTTGAAGGCCAACAATTAGAATGCCGGCTGGCTACAGAAGGTGCCCCACGACCCAACAAGATTCAGCCTATTGCTGCTGTTCCTGCTTCTTCTATACAGCAGACTGACCTTGGTGCCATGAGTTATGGGTTTGGTTTGAATCCTGCGCTTTTGGCACATTATAATATGAATCCAGCTGCTGCTGCAGCTGCAGCTGCAGTCTTACTAGGTTCAAATCCTGGGCTTGGTTTTGCAAATCCTGGGATTGGTTTTGCAAATCCAATGATGGCTGCTGCTCAGGGTTTGTCTCAATCATCTTTAGCTCCGGCTGCTGCTGGCTTAGGTTTGAGTAGTAATTATGGTATAAATCCGAGTGTATTGGGAAACTATGGATCCCAAGCGGCTTTGCAAGGTATGGGTGTTTACCAGAATGCTCAATCTGGACATTCTTCTGCACTGTCCACTTCTGCAGCAGAACCTCAAAGGCCACAATCTAACTTTGGATCTTCAGCAGCTAACAACTATCCACTCTACTTCAGTCGCTAGGTAAAACACTATGAAAAGCattgtctttttcttttccACATCCATGACCGAGTTAGTTACTATATGAGGGTGCATGATAAAGATGACAGGCATAAGAGGTAGTCGTTTTCGGCTAGTTGATTCTAGTACTGGACCGAAATcgctgataccaattgttataagtgtaggctcaaGGTGGACAAGATCTGATAGAATAAGCAATAAGCAAGAAGTTTAGGGAGAGATTGAGGGAGATGTTGAAGAAATAGAGGAAGAAGTAGACAGAATCAGCAAAGGGAAGGAAGGAAACCGAGGGCATAGCCTCGTTTGATTGAATTGAGAGAAGGGAGTTATAGCTAATCTTCTAGTAAGACTTGGGTAAGTTACATATccttgagcttgtttgatcagggattattttggaaaaaatctagataatgaaatcaaaattttgtttgatgaagaaGTGGTTGATTTGGTTAAATTACTAAAGTAtctttttgtattaaatatttaaattttctataaaCTAAAGTAGGGGTAATTTGATATTCTTAatgatgatttgattgatgatgggtaaatgattattttgaaaaaatccaAATAAGCCAAGATCAAACGATCTCCTAGAACAGTTGTCCGAAAGCCATGTTACTCTACCTCTTAGCGTATCATCTTTATTGTGCACCCTCATATAGTTGTTCACCACAAGAATCTTgttcatgtctttcaagtttTTGAAGTAGTTTCAATgctctttatttttttggtatgcAAATGAGATCCTTATCTAGCAGAACAAGATTATTGGGTAATGAGAATTTTGTGCAATAAATTTATCTTGGCAGTCAAATAATGACATTCAAGATCAAGATTTTCCTTTTTAGGTGATCAAGGAAGGGATTTTAGGTGATTTTAATGCTGTGTTTGATTGGTTTGTAGACTGTGTTTGGCAAGTTGTTGTAGTTATATTGCATATCATCCTTTTTTCCTATGTTTCTTTTAATGTGTATTTTGGTTCCTGATGTTGGCGAAAGGTTAAGTTCTAGAAGGCatgttttgatttaatttagttaattataaagAATTGACTTATCAAGTATAAGGAAATgatgttttctttttttaaggTTTCTTATATGTTCACAAACAATGATGCTATGGTTTTGACCTAATTTGCAGGATTATGTTTTGTCGATGCAACTGCTTTGTTAAAGTCGTCATCAAGCAGCTGCTTTGTTGGTTTGCTGCAAAGTTAATCTCGAGTCTTGAGCACTTCTTTCGAACCAAGTCAGTCAATAGATTGTTCGATGATTAATGTTGTTGATAACTCAGTCTTGAATGAAATTTGAAGAGATTTTGTGGATGGTTATGTTTAAAATGAGCCCAATCTTGAATTGTTTGTTCTTGAAAGTGAACTAAATAATCAGtgtttatttttacttatttttattaaatattcagCTTTTCTAAGGGTTTTGTTTCTACTTTCGGTTGAGAAAATAGACATTTTAATCCAATTACactatatttgaaatattgaacttgttttaaaagtatttttttgttaagaaaataaataaaatgactcAGTTGCATATTGATGAGAGAAACAGCCGAAtatgtaaaatcatttaaaaataaactaataaaaagaataaaagataaaaaaaaacctaattGACACATTGTAGACAACTCTAACCAACATATCTTGAAAAGTttgagatttaaaattttataaaaataaaattggaatATACATTTGATTACaaagtacttttttttttcaaaaaaatatcttaaattttgaaataataataatattttttttttaattaattaaaactaaccTAACACTACATTTTCATTCAAAACACTTCTTCTGGTGGTAATCTAACTCATAAACAACTTTTATCACCCACTTACATTTAAAGCCTGAAATTATAAAGGACTattgtttagtttttattattaatacccaattgaaattatttaaataattttatttatgttgatattatgaaattttgatttattttatgaaaagattttaaatttgtttgtgaTGTTAAGTTATTCAAGATTTTGACTAATAAGGCTTATCTTTAGAATCAATTAAGATTTtagatatattgatttttttgagaCAATTGTTAAATttacacaaaaaaatatattttttcttaatggTTTAAAAAcgtatgttaatttatttatatgtcatttataaataaataaataaaatatttatttcactaatttaaCCCTCGAAATTTAGTGAATTAAATGTTTTGTTTATCGAATTTAAAAAAACCGATAATAATACtgttcaattatataaatttcagtaattaaattaataatataaattttttatttatttataaattttacataaataataaattaacaccCGTTAAAACACCAATTGTTAACCCTAATAAATTTTTAGAGATTTGAAAGAAATTTTTTGAAATCTCTATTAGTCAAATAAGTATCccaatttgataatttatcctaaaaacattattaaataaaaatattaagtttttaaattattaaactattaaattattataatgtatttttatatttaaaatttataataataaaaaaagaataaattattaatataacccAAACCAAAGAAGACCTTGTGTTTTCTATCCCTCCATATTGGCTTTTGTCCATAGCCGCCAGCCAACTCTCATATAGATGATATCATTCCTTCCTTTGAACCAAAAAAAGGTCATTAATTTACTCGCCCCCAATTGTTCATTTACGAAACCCTAGTTTCATATTTAGTTtctagagaagaagaagaagaatctttGTATGCTCTCCAAGCATTCGAGACTTGGTATAAAATCCTCCTTTTTAGCTCACACTTCAAGAAATCTAAGCATCATGAAAGAACAACTATCCAGTGATTACACCCTGAAATCTTCAACCGATGAAAGTCTCTCTTCGAATGTCCAATCGACGCCAGAAATCGAAAAGAAGTATGTTCATCGCGTCTACGATGCAATCGCTCCTCATTTCAGTTCAACCCGGTTCGCCAAATGGCCAAAGGTCGCAACTTTCATAAATTCATTATCCCCAGGTTCTCTAATCTTAGATGCAGGCTGTGGCAATGGTAAGTACTTGGGTTTGAATCCAAATTGTTACTTTATTGGGTGTGATATAAGTGCTCCGTTAATCAATATCTGTAGTGATAGAGGAAACGAAGTGTTAGTTGCAGATGCAGTAAATTTACCTTACAGAACAGGTTATGGTGATGCAGCAATCTCTATTGCTGTTCTACATCATCTTAGTACTGAAAATAGAAGGAAGAAAGCAATTGATGAGTTAATCCGTGTAGTGAAAATTGGTGGGTTTGTTTTGATTACTGTTTGGGCTGTTGAACAAGAAGATAGATCATTGCTTAATAAGTGGACTCCATTAACCAATAAGTATTTGGCTGAATGGGTAGGTCCTGCTCCTAGTAGTCCTCGTGTTCGTAGGCCTTCGATTACTTTAGAAAGTATTCCTGAAACTCAAGATCATAGTAATGATGTTGAACTAACTGAAAGCAGCCAGCAAGAGTATTTTGTTCCTTGGCATTTACCTTATCATAGAGCTGAAGTTAGTGGAGCTTCTGCTTCTGCTGTGGAGAATGGGTTGGCTAAAAAGGATGATAAAAAGGGTGCTGTGGTTTATAATCGATATTATCATGTCTTTGGCGAGGGCGAGCTTGAGAGGTAAGAGGCGATGTTGATTCTTGTTCTAGAATGTTGTGAATTTGAAATGAATTGGAATgactcttttttctttttgttgcaGGTTAGTATGTGGTATGAGTAATGCTGAGGTTGTTGATAAGTTTTATGATAAATCTAATTGGTGCATTGTTCTGAAGAAAACCAAATAGAAGCATCTTGAGATTGTTTAGTTTCGATTTGATTTGATTCATCAATGCTTGCTGCAATGACCAAGAACCAGGTTAGAATGATGATaatcaatttcatttttaagaAACATTTGTGGTCTTTTTTTCTAAACTGTCCAATGGTGTACAATAtacaatgtttttttataaggaTTTCCTGCAGAGCTGAAGACATTGTGtagacattgtttttatttattagaagtTTTCTTGAAATACAGAACTTATTTGCCCTTGTTTTTACCCCCATTCCTTTCCTATGTGAACCTTTTGCATCCTTACACTCGGGTCCCCTTTGAGGTGGCTTCATCTTGGTTTGGACAGGAAAACCTGTTTCAATTCAGATTCAATTACATCATCTTGGTTTATGATGATTTTGATCCTCTCCGAGTTTATCGCAAACCTGAAATCTGAGTTGGTATTTTTTGCGATTCTTCAAGAACTAAGTTAGATTGTACACCTTGaactaaaaaaatgaagaaatataGTGGATTGATGTACAGACTAGAGTTATTGTTACCACCAAACATGAAATGGCGTGGAATTTGAGAAATTTGGGGATGAATTTGATTCTCCTCACCACCCTTTTTCAACATGATGATTTGGAGGTGCACAAGCATTTCATTTCCTCTCACGCTTAATTCTCTGAACCAATTACCTCGGTTTGTCATGATGTCTGTTATTTTCTTGTTCGTGTTTTCCCTCTGGTTATTATGACTCAGAAATacaaaaatgaacaaaaaaaaaattccgtatttttttcaatttatacgTGTGCTTGTTGAGCCAGAATTACAAATTAGACAAAATATGTTTCTTCACTAAATCCACCAGGCAGAAGTCAGAGATGCGTAGCAAATCGAACTATGGATGGTTTCTGAAACGATCAGAGGCTATAGTCAAAATtcaatagataatatataatcattgtCAAGCATAAACTCCTAAAAGTCTCAGATATATTCTCATtgaaaactttttaaatttcaaaGTCCTCAGATATATTCTCAttgaaaacgttttaaattgaaatagagaattatgttagttttctaatttcaatttcggTTTTGTCagtttattaactaaaatgCACGTTCACCGTTCACATCAATTTACTAACTTTCAGGccttcattataatttatttaatttattattgaatttgttaaataaattaaaaatatatatcaataacaacttatactttttatatatatatatatatatatatatatatatatatatatatcaacttaattaaaaataaaatgggaaaaatgtcaattttacacatCA
Proteins encoded:
- the LOC124912412 gene encoding UBP1-associated protein 2A-like, whose translation is MAKKKTAPTTSAPASTPPAKPQLVEVNSSSSSEYVYEEVEEEVEVEESIGEESNDEDDKEESIDDNSSESEEEDEDEEDENTKRETLRKLLEPLCKEQIIAFLKEAAEKDSSIISRIAKSTESDPVHRRIFVHGLGWDATNDQVMTIFTQYGEIEDCKVVMDKFTGKAKGYAFILFKTKAGAKKALKQPQKKIGNRMTSCQLSSTGGNSQSQQEHTSGRKIFVANVSPNINSYKLLSLFSAYGEIEEGPLGRDSITGKFKGFAIFIYKTVEGCRKALEDPIKIFEGQQLECRLATEGAPRPNKIQPIAAVPASSIQQTDLGAMSYGFGLNPALLAHYNMNPAAAAAAAAVLLGSNPGLGFANPGIGFANPMMAAAQGLSQSSLAPAAAGLGLSSNYGINPSVLGNYGSQAALQGMGVYQNAQSGHSSALSTSAAEPQRPQSNFGSSAANNYPLYFSR
- the LOC124911772 gene encoding tRNA (carboxymethyluridine(34)-5-O)-methyltransferase, which produces MLSKHSRLGIKSSFLAHTSRNLSIMKEQLSSDYTLKSSTDESLSSNVQSTPEIEKKYVHRVYDAIAPHFSSTRFAKWPKVATFINSLSPGSLILDAGCGNGKYLGLNPNCYFIGCDISAPLINICSDRGNEVLVADAVNLPYRTGYGDAAISIAVLHHLSTENRRKKAIDELIRVVKIGGFVLITVWAVEQEDRSLLNKWTPLTNKYLAEWVGPAPSSPRVRRPSITLESIPETQDHSNDVELTESSQQEYFVPWHLPYHRAEVSGASASAVENGLAKKDDKKGAVVYNRYYHVFGEGELERLVCGMSNAEVVDKFYDKSNWCIVLKKTK
- the LOC124912812 gene encoding heavy metal-associated isoprenylated plant protein 45-like, with protein sequence MPCLPSTQSNFSEAPRWHLAEIVELVVHMDCEGCEKRIKRALSKLKGVNMVEIDMGKQKVTVTGYVDQRQVLNVVRRTGRKAEFWPFPYDSEYYPYAAQYLNESTFSSTYNYYNHGYNEGVHGYFPNPVYSHIIEDNVAEIFSEENVHHACNIM